The proteins below come from a single Triticum aestivum cultivar Chinese Spring chromosome 5D, IWGSC CS RefSeq v2.1, whole genome shotgun sequence genomic window:
- the LOC123124502 gene encoding uncharacterized protein translates to MPSWYDEDSSDEDINMVSLDQQLFETPDTVVEPSFCGSYTESEPTCMMHHQRPKKMVAFEGSLTGRRFLGCPMQQDEGVNCGVVEWVDGPWPEILQRCLTRIWDMYHEQNLGRVNDKQAHEKEVAKLQKEIDFLSNNYSQLVEDVSNLFDYQDGKMSHDMDYTSQAINELAEKKKQLEDQAKIELSMEKLKLAKEQRCILQSQAEIIQNMRKAMKEVEGDRDLLKQEKKKLEYLIADLLNAGHDSKAKLERIKAIMNE, encoded by the exons ATGCCATCCTGGTATGACGAGGACAGCTCGGACGAGGACATCAACATGGTTTCATTGGATCAGCAGCTATTT GAAACCCCTGACACTGTGGTGGAACCATCTTTCTGTGGTTCTTACACTGAATCTGAGCCGACGTGCATGATGCATCATCAGAGGCCGAAGAAGATGGTGGCTTTTGAAGGTTCTTTGACTGGCAGGCGTTTCCTGGGTTGTCCTATGCAGCAG GATGAAGGTGTGAACTGTGGGGTTGTGGAGTGGGTGGATGGTCCTTGGCCAGAGATTCTACAAAGGTGCCTAACCAGGATTTGGGACATGTATCATGAGCAGAACTTGGGCAGGGTGAATGACAAACAAGCCCATGAGAAAGAGGTGGCCAAGCTACAGAAGGAAATTGATTTCCTGTCAAACAACTACAGCCAGTTGGTGGAAGATGTATCCAACCTATTTGACTATCAAGATGGCAagatgtctcatgacatggactatACCAGTCAGGCAATCAATGAACTAGCTGAGAAGAAGAAACAACTTGAGGATCAGGCAAAGATTGAGTTAAGTATGGAAAAGCTGAAGCTTGCCAAGGAGCAAAGGTGCATTCTTCAAAGCCAAGCAGAGATCATTCAGAACATGAGGAAGGCCATGAAggaagtggagggggacagggaccTACTTAAGCAAGAGAAGAAGAAGTTAGAGTATCTTATTGCTGATCTGCTCAATGCTGGGCATGACAGCAAAGCTAAGCTGGAGAGGATCAAGGCAATTATGAATGAGTGA